The [Bacillus] selenitireducens MLS10 genome includes a region encoding these proteins:
- a CDS encoding sensor domain-containing diguanylate cyclase, with the protein MELILGRTKMISLVLVMIILVITFISFYFPMKSELEQSYISNFDNSAETTYTAVEAFINRSIETTEGITSRTAIREAMYDYHSGIHSFAEVQSFVEPRYLEGLSHVSRMVEAQRVMDQQVLAGSNQDRSDPFSFRESGTLEISFLFNLDPVLLQIVSPIIEQQQTVGYDVIRFNLGQYVASIANSDLSIEMLTPEMTHSLQSMLTPHETTAGIYLSDETIYRFYDLPESSYSMYVAKPKSVLFETVDRVIRISFIAFFLGISALFIVLNYLISRNAKQMVDQAETSRDQYREKAYTDELTGAGSRTYLNRWIDKEIKAMASGQDHYYSFVMVDANKFKDINDEYGHIVGDRVLKEMAEAMMEAVRDDDLVIRYGGDEFLVILRNTRKIHAGMIMERIKEKLKNTSIVSDPVSFTYGISEVRKKEELKHAIRDADEMMYEMKKKEEDS; encoded by the coding sequence TCAGCCTGGTGCTCGTAATGATTATTCTGGTGATCACCTTCATCAGTTTCTATTTCCCGATGAAAAGTGAACTCGAACAGAGTTACATCAGCAATTTTGACAACAGTGCAGAGACAACTTACACGGCTGTGGAAGCATTTATCAACCGGAGTATCGAGACGACCGAAGGCATTACGAGCCGAACGGCGATCCGTGAGGCGATGTATGACTATCATTCAGGCATTCATTCATTCGCTGAGGTGCAGTCGTTCGTGGAACCCCGCTACCTGGAAGGTCTGTCACATGTAAGCAGAATGGTGGAGGCGCAGCGCGTCATGGATCAGCAGGTCCTTGCCGGCTCCAATCAGGATCGGTCGGACCCGTTCAGCTTCAGGGAGTCCGGTACGTTGGAGATCTCGTTTTTATTCAACCTGGATCCGGTATTGCTTCAGATCGTATCGCCGATTATCGAGCAGCAACAAACAGTGGGGTATGATGTCATCCGGTTTAATCTCGGTCAGTATGTGGCGTCCATTGCAAACTCGGATCTGTCCATTGAGATGCTGACGCCGGAGATGACGCACAGCCTTCAAAGCATGCTGACTCCTCACGAGACGACAGCCGGTATTTACCTGTCGGATGAGACGATTTACCGCTTCTACGATCTTCCGGAGTCATCCTATTCCATGTATGTGGCCAAGCCCAAATCCGTGCTGTTCGAGACCGTCGACCGTGTGATCCGGATCAGCTTTATTGCGTTCTTTCTCGGCATATCGGCTCTGTTTATCGTGTTGAACTATCTCATCTCGAGAAATGCGAAACAGATGGTGGATCAGGCGGAAACGAGCAGAGATCAGTACAGGGAAAAGGCGTATACGGATGAATTGACCGGTGCGGGTTCAAGAACGTACCTTAATCGCTGGATCGATAAGGAAATCAAGGCAATGGCGTCCGGTCAGGATCATTACTACTCGTTTGTCATGGTGGATGCAAATAAATTTAAGGACATTAATGACGAATACGGGCATATTGTCGGTGACCGTGTGTTGAAAGAAATGGCCGAAGCAATGATGGAGGCCGTGAGGGATGATGATCTCGTTATCCGGTACGGGGGCGATGAATTCCTTGTGATTCTCCGGAATACAAGGAAGATTCACGCGGGTATGATCATGGAGCGGATCAAGGAAAAGCTTAAGAATACCAGCATCGTCTCAGACCCTGTCAGCTTTACGTACGGGATTTCGGAAGTCCGGAAGAAAGAGGAATTAAAGCATGCCATTCGGGATGCGGACGAAATGATGTATGAAATGAAGAAGAAAGAGGAAGATTCGTAA
- a CDS encoding MFS transporter, with product MIAQTNWKRNLYILMGSQFLVMSAMTMIIPFLPLYLQELGVTDPDAVSVWSGLIFAANFVTAFIFAPIWGRLADKYGRKSMILRSGFGMAVVLTLTGFATGPWTLLLLRLMNGMISGFIPAAIGLMSMSTPKKQMGYSLGMLQAGAVAGSISGPLFGGVMADIMGFRMIFYITGASILVAAFVVLFFVKEQFEPVEQKEKTSTIDDFRTITAIKPIMALYMVFFIVQAALIGINPLLSIFVQELRPGGNVAFFAGLAMSVMGFANMGASPILGRFSDRKGHQYVLLFSLLFVALVSFPQAFVTSYWQLLVLRFLLGLGLGGLLPMINSLLRNHAPVGMESRTYGFSNSFMYLGSMIGPALGGLISGVFGIRSLFLFSGVLLMLNVWIVYSKVIPRLEARRQSAVGVSK from the coding sequence ATGATAGCTCAGACAAACTGGAAACGTAATCTGTATATACTGATGGGCAGCCAATTTCTCGTCATGTCTGCGATGACAATGATCATCCCCTTTTTGCCGCTGTATCTGCAGGAACTTGGGGTTACAGACCCTGATGCAGTCAGTGTCTGGTCGGGGCTGATTTTTGCAGCGAATTTTGTGACGGCGTTTATTTTTGCCCCGATCTGGGGAAGGCTGGCGGATAAATACGGCAGAAAATCGATGATTCTCCGTTCCGGTTTCGGGATGGCCGTCGTCTTGACGTTGACGGGCTTTGCCACAGGGCCGTGGACGCTTTTGCTCTTAAGGCTGATGAATGGGATGATATCGGGGTTTATTCCTGCCGCTATTGGGCTGATGTCGATGAGCACCCCGAAAAAGCAGATGGGCTATTCCCTTGGCATGCTTCAGGCAGGGGCCGTAGCAGGGAGTATTTCCGGACCGCTATTCGGCGGGGTGATGGCCGATATTATGGGTTTCAGAATGATTTTCTATATCACCGGCGCCAGTATTCTGGTTGCGGCGTTTGTTGTTCTGTTTTTCGTTAAAGAGCAATTTGAACCTGTGGAACAAAAAGAGAAGACAAGCACGATCGATGATTTCAGGACCATCACAGCAATTAAGCCGATTATGGCTCTTTATATGGTCTTTTTTATCGTGCAGGCCGCACTGATTGGCATCAACCCCCTGCTGTCGATTTTTGTGCAGGAGCTGAGACCGGGCGGGAATGTGGCCTTTTTTGCAGGCCTTGCGATGTCGGTGATGGGTTTTGCCAACATGGGGGCGAGTCCGATACTCGGACGGTTCAGTGACAGGAAGGGGCATCAGTATGTCCTGTTGTTCTCGCTGTTGTTCGTTGCCCTTGTCAGCTTTCCACAGGCGTTTGTCACAAGCTATTGGCAGCTGCTCGTTCTCCGGTTTCTCCTGGGACTCGGTCTCGGCGGCCTTTTGCCCATGATCAATTCTCTTCTTCGTAATCATGCACCCGTGGGGATGGAGTCGAGGACGTACGGCTTCTCAAACAGCTTTATGTACCTTGGCTCGATGATTGGTCCTGCCCTTGGCGGCTTGATATCAGGCGTCTTTGGGATCCGGAGTCTGTTTCTCTTCTCAGGGGTGCTATTGATGCTGAACGTGTGGATCGTCTATTCGAAAGTCATTCCCCGTCTCGAAGCCCGCAGGCAAAGTGCCGTAGGGGTCTCGAAATAA